A region from the Streptomyces sp. 3214.6 genome encodes:
- a CDS encoding flavoprotein, with product MTEQDEQSPFLYVVVCAAGIAADVGKLITAAQEREWHVGVIATPLAMNGFFDAAAVEAQTGRPIRSAWRRPGDPRPFPEPDAVVVAPATFNTINKWAAGIADTLALGTLCEVSGLGIPIGVLPCVNETLAGHPAYQDSLIRLRGMGVRFGHPYDGVEQEGFGWERALDLLG from the coding sequence GTGACCGAACAGGACGAGCAGTCGCCCTTTCTCTACGTCGTCGTCTGCGCCGCCGGCATCGCCGCGGACGTCGGCAAGCTGATCACCGCCGCGCAGGAGCGGGAGTGGCACGTCGGCGTCATTGCGACCCCCCTCGCCATGAACGGCTTCTTCGACGCCGCGGCGGTCGAGGCGCAGACCGGGCGCCCGATCCGCTCCGCCTGGCGGCGTCCCGGCGATCCGCGGCCCTTCCCCGAGCCCGACGCGGTCGTCGTCGCCCCGGCCACCTTCAACACGATCAACAAGTGGGCGGCCGGGATCGCCGACACCCTCGCCCTGGGCACCCTGTGCGAGGTCTCCGGCCTCGGGATACCCATCGGCGTCCTGCCCTGCGTGAACGAGACCCTCGCCGGGCACCCCGCCTACCAGGACAGCCTGATACGGCTCCGCGGGATGGGCGTCCGGTTCGGACATCCGTACGACGGAGTGGAGCAGGAGGGGTTCGGCTGGGAGCGGGCGCTGGACCTGCTCGGCTGA
- a CDS encoding SLC13 family permease: MDGHPDQFDGRAPPDRLPRRTPLNAPLAETLSVVLLAAALGWAVLRPAGRSEAVVAVPAAAVAVALGTVSPEHALAEAERLGPVIGFLAAVLVLAHLCDVEGLFTACGAWMARRAAGRPRRLLVAVFVLASVVTAVLSLDATVVLLTPVVFATAARMGVRARPHVYATAHLSNTASLLLPVSNLTNLLAFEASGLSFSRFAALMALPWVVAVGAEYLVFRRFFADDLPAAEPAPDDGPAPALPLFALVTVACTLAGFVVASAVGIEPAWAACAGALVMAGRALVRRRVTPVAVVRAAAPGFLAFVLALGIIVRAVVDNGLAGALRHVLPDGSGLLALLAVAALAAVLANLINNLPAVLVLVPLAAPAGTGAVLAVLLGVNIGPNLTYAGSLATLLWRRVVQAREQRVAVGEFTRLGLLTVPTALAAAVVALWASLQLVGV, from the coding sequence ATGGACGGACACCCGGACCAGTTCGATGGGCGGGCGCCGCCCGACCGCCTGCCCCGGAGAACTCCCCTGAACGCCCCGCTCGCCGAAACGCTGTCCGTCGTCCTGCTCGCCGCCGCTCTGGGGTGGGCCGTACTGCGTCCCGCCGGACGGTCGGAGGCCGTCGTCGCCGTTCCGGCCGCGGCCGTGGCGGTCGCCCTCGGGACGGTCTCGCCGGAGCACGCGCTGGCGGAGGCCGAGCGGCTCGGGCCGGTGATCGGCTTCCTCGCGGCGGTGCTGGTGCTGGCCCACCTGTGCGACGTCGAGGGACTGTTCACGGCATGCGGGGCGTGGATGGCCCGCCGTGCCGCGGGGCGGCCGCGGCGCCTGCTGGTCGCCGTGTTCGTGCTGGCCTCGGTGGTCACGGCCGTGCTCAGTCTGGACGCGACCGTGGTGCTGCTGACGCCGGTGGTGTTCGCCACCGCCGCCCGCATGGGGGTCCGCGCCAGACCGCACGTCTACGCGACCGCGCACCTGTCGAACACGGCCTCGCTGCTGCTGCCGGTCTCCAACCTCACCAACCTGCTGGCGTTCGAGGCGAGCGGGCTGAGCTTCAGCCGGTTCGCCGCGCTGATGGCGCTGCCCTGGGTGGTCGCGGTCGGTGCCGAATATCTGGTCTTCCGGCGCTTCTTCGCCGACGACCTGCCCGCCGCCGAACCCGCCCCCGACGACGGCCCGGCGCCCGCTCTGCCGCTGTTCGCGCTGGTTACCGTCGCCTGCACGCTCGCCGGGTTCGTCGTGGCCTCCGCGGTCGGGATCGAACCGGCGTGGGCCGCGTGCGCGGGAGCCCTGGTGATGGCGGGGCGGGCGCTGGTGCGGCGGCGGGTGACGCCGGTCGCCGTGGTGCGGGCCGCCGCGCCCGGGTTCCTGGCGTTCGTGCTGGCGCTCGGGATCATCGTGCGCGCGGTGGTCGACAACGGGCTCGCCGGCGCGCTGCGGCATGTCCTGCCCGACGGCTCGGGCCTCTTGGCCCTGCTCGCCGTGGCCGCGCTGGCCGCCGTCCTGGCGAACCTGATCAACAACCTGCCCGCGGTGCTGGTCCTGGTGCCGCTCGCCGCCCCGGCCGGGACCGGGGCGGTGCTCGCGGTGCTGCTCGGGGTGAACATCGGCCCGAACCTGACGTACGCGGGATCGCTGGCGACGCTGCTGTGGCGGCGCGTGGTCCAGGCACGTGAGCAGCGGGTCGCGGTCGGCGAGTTCACCCGCCTCGGCCTGCTCACGGTGCCGACCGCGCTGGCCGCGGCCGTCGTCGCGCTGTGGGCGTCGCTGCAGCTGGTCGGCGTCTGA
- a CDS encoding cytochrome P450 — protein sequence MTEKTDLTETMNTPNAPNTANAPNAANAPNAANTMNAVGAGAAEGRTGGTDPVRSPAPAYATASVAFPQDRTCPYHPPTAYDPLRASRPLARVTLYDGRTAWLVTGHAEARALLCDPRLSTDRTRPGYPATTPRIKALGDRRTALLNVDDPEHHTQRRLLVANFTLKRATALRPAIQRIVDERIDAMLAQGPPAELVNAFALPVPSTVICELLGVPYADHEFFEEQSRRLLRSRVPQEVRDARDRLDGYLGALIDRKLQAPSGDGVLDALVHEQLREGTVDRDEAIALATILLVAGHETTANMISLGTYTLLRHPERLAELRADPSLLPAAVEELMRMLSIADGLLRQATEDIEVAGTTIRAGEGLVFATSVINRDERAYPAPDTLDWHRSARHHVAFGFGIHQCLGQNLARAELEIALGALLERLPGLKLAIPADEVRFKPGDTIQGMLHLPVTW from the coding sequence ATGACGGAAAAAACAGACCTGACGGAAACGATGAACACGCCGAACGCGCCGAACACGGCGAACGCGCCGAACGCGGCGAACGCGCCGAACGCGGCGAACACGATGAACGCCGTCGGCGCGGGGGCCGCGGAAGGGCGGACGGGCGGTACGGATCCCGTGCGCAGTCCGGCCCCGGCCTATGCCACGGCCTCCGTCGCCTTCCCGCAGGACCGCACCTGCCCCTACCACCCGCCCACCGCCTACGACCCTCTGCGCGCCTCCCGTCCGCTGGCCCGCGTCACCCTGTACGACGGCCGGACCGCCTGGCTGGTCACCGGTCATGCCGAGGCCCGCGCCCTGCTCTGCGACCCCCGTCTGTCGACCGACCGGACCCGCCCCGGCTACCCGGCGACCACGCCCCGCATCAAGGCGCTGGGGGACCGCCGGACCGCCCTGCTCAACGTCGACGACCCCGAACACCACACCCAACGCCGGCTGCTGGTCGCGAACTTCACCCTCAAACGAGCCACCGCCCTGCGCCCGGCCATCCAGCGGATCGTCGACGAGCGGATCGACGCGATGCTCGCCCAGGGCCCGCCCGCGGAGCTCGTGAACGCCTTCGCGCTGCCCGTGCCGTCCACGGTGATCTGCGAACTGCTCGGCGTCCCCTACGCCGACCACGAGTTCTTCGAGGAACAGTCGCGACGGCTGCTGCGCAGCAGGGTGCCGCAGGAGGTGCGTGACGCGCGCGACCGGCTCGACGGCTACCTCGGCGCGCTGATCGACCGCAAACTGCAGGCGCCGTCCGGCGACGGTGTCCTCGACGCCCTGGTCCACGAGCAGCTGCGCGAGGGCACCGTGGACCGGGATGAGGCGATCGCCCTGGCCACGATCCTGCTGGTCGCGGGCCATGAGACGACCGCCAACATGATCTCCCTCGGCACCTACACCCTGCTGCGGCACCCCGAGCGGCTGGCCGAACTGCGCGCCGACCCGTCGCTGCTGCCGGCGGCCGTCGAGGAGCTGATGCGGATGCTGTCCATCGCGGACGGGCTGCTGCGCCAGGCTACCGAGGACATCGAGGTGGCCGGGACGACGATCCGCGCCGGGGAGGGCCTGGTCTTCGCGACCTCCGTCATCAACCGCGACGAGCGCGCCTATCCCGCCCCGGACACCCTCGACTGGCACCGCTCCGCCCGCCACCACGTGGCCTTCGGCTTCGGCATCCACCAGTGCCTCGGCCAGAACCTGGCCCGCGCCGAGTTGGAGATCGCCCTGGGCGCCCTCCTCGAACGGCTCCCCGGCCTGAAGCTCGCCATCCCGGCCGACGAGGTCCGCTTCAAGCCCGGCGACACGATCCAGGGGATGCTGCACCTCCCCGTGACCTGGTAA
- a CDS encoding TetR/AcrR family transcriptional regulator, translating into MDSATAREQALDAAEKLFYGRGVQSVGMDDVRGASGVSLKRLYQLFPAKEQLVEAYLERRDVRWRGRLARSVARQEDPRERILAVFDWLEEWFAEPDFRGCAWINAYGELGATSERVARQVRAHKEAFRDYLGGLVADAALPPALTGPLFLLAEGAMVTAGIGGGAAPAVQAREAARLLLG; encoded by the coding sequence ATGGACAGCGCGACAGCCCGTGAGCAGGCGCTCGACGCCGCGGAGAAGCTGTTCTACGGGCGGGGCGTGCAGTCCGTCGGCATGGACGACGTCCGGGGCGCCTCGGGAGTCTCACTGAAGCGCCTCTACCAGCTCTTCCCGGCCAAGGAGCAGTTGGTGGAGGCCTACCTGGAGCGGCGGGACGTGCGCTGGCGCGGGCGGCTCGCTCGGTCCGTGGCCCGGCAGGAGGACCCCCGGGAGCGGATCCTGGCCGTGTTCGACTGGCTGGAGGAGTGGTTCGCCGAGCCGGACTTCCGGGGCTGCGCCTGGATCAACGCCTACGGCGAGCTGGGCGCCACCTCGGAGCGGGTGGCCCGCCAGGTACGGGCGCACAAGGAGGCGTTCCGGGACTACCTCGGCGGCCTGGTCGCCGACGCCGCCCTGCCGCCCGCGCTGACCGGCCCGCTGTTCCTGCTGGCCGAGGGCGCGATGGTGACGGCCGGGATCGGCGGCGGCGCCGCCCCGGCGGTGCAGGCGCGCGAGGCGGCGCGGCTGCTGTTGGGCTGA
- a CDS encoding helix-turn-helix domain-containing protein, whose product MRADDLPRTAVPGDPSPPPGWVVVGHFDEGVGYGVDRPRGSDSWLFIWTTDGRGRVRQGGSEVRAGAGDLVVLAPRVPHAYTVEPGARRWQFWWAHCQARPSWTPWLRPYDAGDGLYLARPVPAAPHDRVGAAWRRMSADARRPGAAAEAGDTGIMVAEGAAARELALCALEEVVLLATASARTPASPTGVDDRVHRVQARMAGDPGAPHTVRSLAEEVALSPSRFAHLFAEHVGQSPMRALREARLRHAARLLESTDLPVERVAAASGFASACHFSRVFRARYGTPPGAYRDGMRT is encoded by the coding sequence ATGCGTGCTGACGACCTGCCCAGGACTGCCGTGCCCGGGGATCCCTCGCCGCCGCCCGGGTGGGTGGTGGTCGGTCACTTCGACGAGGGCGTGGGGTACGGCGTCGACCGGCCGCGGGGTTCTGACAGTTGGCTGTTCATCTGGACGACGGACGGGCGCGGCCGGGTGCGGCAGGGCGGCAGCGAGGTACGGGCGGGCGCCGGGGACCTGGTGGTGCTCGCGCCGCGTGTCCCGCACGCCTACACCGTCGAACCCGGCGCCCGCCGCTGGCAGTTCTGGTGGGCCCACTGTCAGGCCCGCCCGTCCTGGACCCCCTGGCTCCGCCCGTACGACGCCGGCGACGGCCTGTACCTCGCCCGGCCTGTCCCGGCCGCACCGCACGACCGGGTCGGGGCGGCCTGGCGGCGCATGTCCGCCGACGCCCGCCGGCCAGGCGCCGCGGCGGAGGCCGGGGACACCGGGATCATGGTGGCCGAGGGCGCAGCCGCCCGCGAACTCGCCCTGTGCGCGCTGGAGGAGGTCGTCCTGCTGGCCACCGCCTCGGCGCGCACTCCCGCGTCCCCGACCGGCGTCGACGACCGTGTCCACCGGGTGCAGGCGCGGATGGCGGGCGACCCCGGCGCCCCGCACACCGTCCGCTCGCTCGCCGAGGAGGTCGCGCTCTCGCCCTCGCGCTTCGCCCACCTCTTCGCCGAGCACGTGGGCCAGTCCCCGATGCGGGCCCTGCGCGAGGCCCGACTGCGCCATGCCGCACGGCTGTTGGAGAGCACCGACCTGCCCGTGGAACGCGTCGCCGCGGCCTCCGGCTTTGCGAGCGCGTGCCACTTCAGCCGTGTCTTCCGCGCGCGCTACGGGACACCGCCGGGCGCGTACCGGGACGGAATGCGCACCTAA
- a CDS encoding SpoIIE family protein phosphatase, with product MSPEYPFDEAATARAVVDDAGTLIGWNEGARTLLGWSPADVVGRPAAELLAGDAVVPTGPRWHGTVTLRHRDGRPVRVWLLAHHTEARDDDPGQWLVVTPLVGGGPESPDGPLATAALVQSPCAVAVYDERLRLSHINEAMGEVIGLPEERIRGLRLSEIGGRPQSAELEQHMLRVLASGRAQDVQTYTKTGGETRAHAWLARMAPVTDAAGQVRGVCLAAHDFTDNYLARERLQLVNEASVRIGSTLDVTRTAQELAEVCVPALADFVSVDLLDPRDGGDPPSLFDPPLSLRRAAHHSVNPGSPEAVAKPGEAQDYPTGSPQADSLVAGRTIVGSVAGGGLAAWLAWDPRRAARVREVGIHSTMSVPIRARGVTLGVAVLTRFRRPDPFTADDMLLAEEVTARAAVCIDNARRYSRERETALALQRSLLPRTLPRTAAVDAASRYLPAARAGVGGDWFDVIPLSGMRVAMVVGDVVGHGVQASATMGRLRTAVRTLADIDLAPDELLTHLDDLVVRLSEEAGVEGNPGEVGATCLYAVYDPVSRRCTLARAGHPPPVLLRPGAAPRRVELPAGPPLGLGGLPFESAELELSEGSVLAFYTDGLIESRERDVDAGHRLLSQALAAYSDSLDETCDRILHSLLPPGGATADDVALLLARTRGLPASQVATWDIPADPSLVAPIRKQVVRQLGDWGLSDASFTTELVVSELVTNAIRYGSHPIRLRLIHDATTLICEVSDNSHTAPHLRRAKTWDEGGRGLLLVAQLTQRWGSRHNPEGKTIWAELSLFDEE from the coding sequence ATGAGCCCGGAGTATCCGTTCGACGAGGCCGCGACGGCCCGGGCTGTGGTCGACGACGCCGGCACGCTCATCGGATGGAACGAGGGCGCGCGGACCTTGTTGGGCTGGTCCCCGGCCGATGTCGTGGGCCGACCCGCCGCGGAACTGCTCGCCGGCGACGCGGTCGTCCCCACCGGCCCCCGCTGGCACGGAACGGTGACTTTGCGCCACCGTGACGGCCGTCCGGTGCGGGTGTGGCTGCTCGCCCACCACACCGAGGCCCGGGACGACGACCCGGGGCAGTGGCTCGTCGTCACCCCGCTGGTCGGCGGCGGCCCCGAGTCCCCCGACGGCCCCCTCGCCACCGCGGCGCTGGTCCAGTCGCCCTGTGCCGTGGCGGTCTACGACGAACGCCTGCGGCTCAGCCACATCAACGAGGCGATGGGCGAGGTGATCGGACTGCCCGAGGAGCGGATCCGGGGCCTGCGGCTCTCCGAGATCGGCGGCCGGCCGCAGAGCGCGGAGCTGGAACAGCACATGCTGCGCGTGCTCGCCAGCGGCCGGGCGCAGGACGTGCAGACGTACACGAAGACCGGCGGCGAGACCCGGGCGCACGCCTGGCTGGCCCGGATGGCGCCGGTCACCGACGCCGCCGGGCAGGTGCGGGGCGTGTGTCTGGCCGCCCATGACTTCACCGACAACTACCTCGCCCGCGAGCGGCTCCAGCTGGTCAACGAGGCGAGCGTACGCATCGGCAGCACCCTCGACGTCACCCGGACGGCCCAGGAGCTGGCGGAGGTCTGTGTGCCCGCGCTCGCCGACTTCGTGAGCGTCGACCTGCTCGACCCGCGGGACGGCGGCGACCCTCCGAGCCTTTTCGACCCGCCGTTGAGCCTGCGACGCGCCGCGCACCACTCGGTGAACCCCGGCAGCCCGGAGGCGGTGGCCAAGCCCGGAGAGGCGCAGGACTATCCGACCGGGTCGCCGCAGGCCGACTCGCTGGTCGCGGGGCGCACCATCGTCGGCTCCGTGGCGGGCGGCGGTCTGGCCGCGTGGCTCGCCTGGGACCCGAGACGCGCCGCCCGGGTGCGGGAGGTCGGCATCCACTCCACGATGTCCGTGCCGATCCGGGCACGGGGCGTGACGCTCGGCGTCGCCGTCCTCACCCGGTTCCGCCGGCCGGACCCATTCACCGCCGACGACATGCTGCTGGCCGAGGAGGTCACCGCCCGGGCCGCCGTCTGCATCGACAACGCCCGCCGGTACTCCCGGGAGCGTGAGACGGCCCTCGCACTGCAGCGCAGCCTGCTCCCGCGCACCCTGCCGCGCACCGCCGCCGTCGACGCCGCCTCCCGCTATCTGCCGGCCGCCCGCGCCGGGGTGGGCGGCGACTGGTTCGACGTGATCCCGCTGTCCGGGATGCGGGTCGCCATGGTCGTGGGGGACGTCGTCGGGCACGGCGTCCAGGCCTCGGCCACCATGGGCCGGCTGCGCACCGCCGTGCGCACCCTCGCCGACATCGACCTCGCCCCCGACGAACTGCTCACCCACCTCGACGACCTGGTCGTCCGGCTGTCGGAGGAGGCCGGGGTCGAGGGCAACCCCGGCGAGGTCGGGGCGACCTGCCTGTACGCGGTGTACGACCCGGTGTCGCGACGCTGCACCCTGGCGCGGGCCGGGCACCCCCCGCCCGTGCTGCTGCGGCCGGGTGCGGCGCCCCGCCGGGTCGAACTGCCCGCCGGTCCCCCGCTGGGCCTGGGCGGGCTGCCGTTCGAGTCGGCCGAGCTGGAACTGTCCGAGGGCAGTGTGCTCGCCTTCTACACCGACGGCCTGATCGAGTCCCGTGAGCGGGACGTGGACGCCGGTCACCGGCTGCTGAGCCAGGCCCTGGCGGCGTACTCGGACTCCCTGGACGAGACCTGCGACCGGATCCTGCACTCCCTGCTCCCGCCCGGCGGCGCCACCGCCGACGACGTGGCACTGCTCCTCGCGCGCACCCGGGGCCTGCCCGCCTCCCAGGTCGCGACCTGGGACATCCCGGCCGACCCGTCGCTGGTCGCGCCGATCCGCAAACAGGTCGTCCGCCAGCTCGGCGACTGGGGGCTGAGCGACGCGTCGTTCACGACCGAGCTGGTGGTGAGCGAGCTGGTCACCAACGCCATCCGGTACGGCTCCCACCCCATCCGGCTGCGGCTGATCCATGACGCGACGACGCTGATCTGCGAGGTCTCCGACAACAGCCACACCGCCCCGCACCTGCGCCGGGCGAAGACCTGGGACGAGGGCGGCCGGGGCCTGCTCCTGGTCGCCCAGCTCACCCAGCGCTGGGGCAGTCGGCACAACCCCGAGGGCAAGACGATCTGGGCGGAGCTGAGCCTGTTCGACGAGGAGTGA
- a CDS encoding nuclear transport factor 2 family protein, producing the protein MSESRPPLPPFTRETAARKVQAAEDAWNTRDPHKVALAYSEDSVWRNRDTFLTGRAAIVEFLTAKWAREHEYALRKDLWAHDGHRIAVRFQYESRAADGQWWRSYGNELWEFDERGLMTRREASINDVPIEEADRRIHGPRPDAERGLTFPLE; encoded by the coding sequence ATGTCCGAAAGCCGCCCGCCCCTGCCGCCCTTCACCCGGGAGACCGCGGCCCGGAAGGTCCAAGCCGCCGAGGACGCCTGGAACACCCGCGACCCGCACAAGGTCGCGCTCGCCTACTCCGAGGACTCCGTCTGGCGCAACCGAGACACCTTCCTCACCGGCCGCGCCGCGATCGTCGAGTTCCTCACCGCCAAGTGGGCGCGCGAGCACGAGTACGCGCTCCGCAAGGACCTGTGGGCCCACGACGGCCACCGCATCGCCGTCCGCTTCCAGTACGAGTCGCGTGCCGCCGACGGGCAGTGGTGGCGCAGCTACGGCAACGAACTGTGGGAGTTCGACGAGCGCGGGCTGATGACGCGCCGTGAGGCGAGTATCAACGACGTGCCGATCGAGGAGGCCGACCGCCGCATCCACGGACCGCGCCCCGACGCCGAACGAGGGCTGACCTTCCCTCTTGAGTAG
- a CDS encoding phytanoyl-CoA dioxygenase family protein: MTVPDLGLTPAALRQYEEDGFTVVRGLFAVDEVDRLRAEFAALQATGEAVPGHFEPRAGDDPLDRYPRVMHPHEISPVARRVLLDARLRGVLEQLLGEEVLAAQSMFYFKPPGARGQALHQDNFYLRVEPGTCVAAWLACDVIDRDNGGLEVVPGTHRMDLFCPEEADAEMSFAREYVPPPPGVSAVPVDMAQGDVLFFNGSLVHGSQPNRTVDRFRRSFIGHYVGLSARRIGRYYRTVSMSGERVALAVSEGAGPCGTEFAPQGPH; encoded by the coding sequence ATGACCGTCCCGGACCTCGGCCTGACCCCGGCCGCGCTGCGACAGTACGAGGAGGACGGCTTCACCGTCGTCCGGGGGCTGTTCGCGGTCGACGAAGTCGACCGTCTGCGCGCCGAGTTCGCCGCGCTGCAGGCCACCGGCGAGGCGGTGCCGGGGCACTTCGAGCCGCGGGCCGGCGACGACCCGCTCGACCGGTACCCGAGGGTGATGCACCCGCACGAGATCTCTCCCGTCGCCCGGCGGGTGCTGCTGGACGCGCGTCTGCGGGGCGTGCTGGAGCAACTGCTCGGCGAGGAGGTGCTGGCCGCGCAGAGCATGTTCTACTTCAAGCCGCCGGGTGCCCGGGGGCAGGCGCTGCACCAGGACAACTTCTATCTGCGGGTGGAGCCCGGCACCTGCGTGGCGGCCTGGCTGGCCTGTGACGTGATCGACCGGGACAACGGCGGCCTGGAGGTCGTGCCGGGTACGCACCGGATGGATCTGTTCTGCCCGGAGGAGGCGGACGCGGAGATGTCGTTCGCCCGGGAGTACGTACCGCCGCCGCCCGGGGTCTCGGCGGTGCCGGTCGACATGGCGCAGGGGGACGTCCTGTTCTTCAACGGCAGTCTGGTGCACGGGTCGCAGCCCAATCGGACCGTCGACCGGTTCCGGCGGTCGTTCATCGGGCACTATGTCGGGCTCTCGGCTCGGCGGATCGGGCGGTACTACCGGACGGTGTCCATGAGCGGGGAACGGGTGGCTCTGGCGGTCAGCGAGGGGGCCGGGCCGTGCGGTACGGAGTTTGCGCCGCAAGGCCCGCATTAG
- a CDS encoding ricin-type beta-trefoil lectin domain protein: MQTVNDAGLSNSPSARRYEATDEQLSAELKKWTGATPAPHPVGELLDRHWEAAFAYARLCTDDERAAGMLTTAAFTRLFGETLRQNGPTAAWRPHLLVTVRRIAAEWDADGRRDLLHPALRSEGENGDRAAARLLPPVHRRMLSRAFQRLPQSARCLLWHTEVEAEPLAVPAGLLGLEDDGARAELARARERLREECLQVHRELATDDECHRYHRLLDVTCRRGGVDLDPDLRAHLEQCRHCAHTADQLRQFEGLLGAALAEGVLGWAAAAYVQVRVAGDGESADPVAEQLPSYAGEAFTDGNPAPALPGGPVDAGADSRAGVRAGAFSRLGARTGGPSRTRAVPGADSRAGSRRSAHKAARRAARRRNLTAAVLTVSGLVVLPLVVWAATGSGDATSPAANSGPAKTPAPGTDAAASDPSWIDSGEDAQGTLRGRLHNVASGLCIGIVGTKAVSGAETELAACSSAAGQQWSYAPDGLLRSAANADLCLDSRLGYSVRLAPCAGASQPDPKNVRYDFTLQGTLVPRSGQNLALAPAATDGSGALVLKNRVDSAAQRWVIDTSQPDAQMQFVNWGADSTPSDTPEPASTPKAAKPPTPTPAPTPSATPTAPPSTSPSAGSNNTSCSPSNWSSCSWGGGPGSGGSGYGYGGSGYGGGYGGGYGYGGGYGGYGYGYGSGFGGGRP; encoded by the coding sequence ATGCAGACCGTGAATGACGCAGGCCTGTCGAATTCCCCTTCGGCGCGCCGCTACGAGGCGACGGACGAACAGCTGAGCGCGGAGCTGAAGAAGTGGACGGGGGCGACGCCCGCGCCGCATCCCGTCGGCGAGCTGCTGGACCGGCACTGGGAGGCCGCCTTCGCCTACGCACGGCTGTGCACCGACGATGAGCGCGCGGCCGGCATGCTCACCACGGCCGCCTTCACCCGGCTCTTCGGCGAGACCCTGCGGCAGAACGGGCCGACGGCCGCCTGGCGCCCCCATCTGCTGGTCACCGTGCGCCGCATCGCCGCCGAGTGGGACGCCGACGGCCGCCGCGACCTGCTGCATCCCGCACTGCGCTCCGAGGGCGAGAACGGCGACCGCGCGGCCGCCCGGCTGCTGCCGCCCGTGCACCGGCGCATGCTGTCCCGGGCGTTCCAGCGGCTGCCGCAGTCCGCCCGCTGCCTGCTCTGGCACACCGAGGTGGAGGCCGAGCCGCTGGCCGTCCCGGCCGGTCTGCTGGGCCTGGAGGACGACGGCGCCCGCGCCGAGCTGGCCCGGGCCCGGGAGCGGCTGCGCGAGGAGTGCCTCCAGGTGCACCGCGAACTCGCCACCGACGACGAGTGCCACCGCTACCACCGGCTGTTGGACGTCACCTGCCGCCGCGGCGGCGTCGACCTCGACCCCGACCTGCGCGCGCACCTGGAACAGTGCCGGCACTGCGCCCACACCGCCGACCAGTTGCGGCAGTTCGAGGGCCTGCTCGGGGCCGCGCTGGCCGAGGGGGTCCTCGGCTGGGCCGCCGCGGCCTATGTGCAGGTCCGAGTGGCCGGCGACGGCGAGAGCGCCGACCCGGTCGCGGAGCAGCTGCCCAGTTACGCGGGCGAGGCCTTCACCGACGGGAACCCCGCCCCCGCGCTGCCCGGCGGCCCGGTCGACGCCGGCGCGGACTCCCGCGCCGGAGTGCGAGCGGGCGCGTTCTCCCGGCTCGGAGCGCGGACCGGCGGCCCGTCCCGCACCCGGGCCGTGCCCGGCGCCGACTCCCGTGCCGGATCGCGCCGTTCGGCCCACAAGGCGGCCCGTCGTGCCGCCCGCCGCCGCAACCTCACCGCCGCCGTCCTGACGGTGAGCGGGCTGGTCGTCCTGCCGCTCGTGGTGTGGGCCGCCACCGGCTCCGGGGACGCAACCTCCCCGGCCGCGAACAGCGGGCCTGCCAAGACCCCGGCGCCCGGGACGGACGCGGCCGCCTCCGACCCGTCCTGGATCGACAGCGGCGAGGACGCCCAGGGCACCCTGCGCGGCCGGCTGCACAACGTCGCCTCCGGGCTGTGCATCGGCATCGTCGGCACCAAGGCCGTCAGCGGCGCCGAGACCGAACTCGCCGCCTGCTCCTCCGCGGCCGGCCAGCAGTGGTCGTACGCACCGGACGGGCTGCTGCGCAGCGCCGCCAACGCCGACCTGTGCCTGGACTCCCGCCTCGGCTACTCGGTCCGGCTGGCCCCCTGCGCGGGAGCCTCCCAGCCCGACCCCAAGAACGTCCGGTACGACTTCACCCTCCAGGGCACGCTCGTTCCGCGCTCGGGCCAGAACCTGGCGCTGGCGCCCGCCGCCACCGACGGGTCGGGCGCCCTCGTCCTGAAGAACCGGGTGGACAGCGCGGCACAGCGCTGGGTGATCGACACCTCGCAGCCCGACGCGCAGATGCAGTTCGTCAACTGGGGCGCCGACAGCACCCCCTCCGACACCCCGGAACCGGCTTCCACGCCCAAGGCCGCAAAGCCCCCGACGCCCACGCCCGCGCCGACGCCGTCCGCCACCCCGACGGCCCCGCCGTCGACGAGCCCCTCCGCGGGCTCGAACAACACGTCCTGCTCGCCCTCCAACTGGTCCTCCTGCTCGTGGGGCGGCGGGCCGGGCTCCGGCGGCTCCGGATACGGCTACGGCGGCTCGGGCTACGGCGGCGGCTACGGTGGGGGATACGGCTACGGCGGAGGCTACGGCGGCTACGGCTACGGCTACGGCTCCGGCTTCGGCGGCGGGCGCCCCTGA
- a CDS encoding ferredoxin: MPSDTPIHIDTDVCIGAGQCALAAPGVFTQDDDGFSALVPGREDGGGDPMVKEAARACPVGAIKVSETAV, encoded by the coding sequence ATGCCCAGCGACACGCCGATCCACATCGACACGGACGTCTGCATCGGCGCCGGTCAGTGCGCCCTGGCCGCCCCAGGCGTCTTCACCCAGGACGACGACGGCTTCAGCGCCCTCGTGCCAGGCCGCGAGGACGGCGGCGGCGACCCGATGGTGAAGGAGGCCGCGCGGGCCTGTCCCGTCGGCGCGATCAAGGTGTCCGAGACGGCGGTCTGA